TTCTATGGTATGGGTGATCAGGCCAGTGGGGTAGCGAATAATCAGAGAGCTATTACTGGGTTTTTTAGGATGTGGATGCAGAATATATGCTCCAAGAATATCATCAGCAAGTAAGGAATAGCTGCTGTCACTGAAATAGAGAAAGACATGTCATCAGAAAACCATCAACACAAGTAAGGATCATGAGCTAAATGTGTGAGCCACACTCACATTGCAATGCCAGCCCAGCACCACACTGCTTGAGCCAATGCTTCTTCGGTTTCTGCTAAGCTCGGAGTGCGGGATCTTCTCACCAGTGCCTTGTCTGGATCCTTTCCTGTTACATGTGTATCAAGAAGTGAAATaatttctttggtttttttttaacattacaaGAAGCCCAGAAGTGGACAAGCACTTTAGAGAACATCATTGTTTATTCCCACTCGATGTAGGACATGTGAAGGGGTAGTGAAAAAACTAATTTCAAAGTGTGAGGAAGCGAAAGACTAAGAAAATGTGTATACACTCTGACCCGTATGAGATAAGGCCAATCTAGTCTGTGAGCCAAAAAGTCAAGAGATTTGTAGAAGGTACAAAGATTTCTGAGCTGAAGTCACATCCTGCCTTTGCTGCTGTCCAGTGTTAGCTGGTGTTAGCAATCCACAAGCTGAAGCCGATCAATAAGGTGATATTTTTCCATTCGTATAACTTATTCTAAACTCTTATTTTTCTAACTACACTCTTCCAACTATGGCTTCTCCCGCTAACCTttcctccgtctcctcccccatctACTCTTGCTCCAACTGTCTTCTGTTCAGCTATACCTTGACCTCCATTAGCGAGTCAGGAATATGTCTGAAGTGTAGCTTTGGAGGCGAGGCCTGGTGAGGTCGAGGGGCGACTCCACTCTATCGAGCATAGGCATAGCCCTGCAAAATGCAGGCCCCAGACAGGTTTAGAGGGAGCGGAGCGCCCTAGTGGTGAGCCCTAGCGGAGCGCCCTAGCTTAGCGCCACAGCTAGCAGGTCTGGCTAGCGCCAGCCCTAGATGGTCCAAGCTGCCCCCACCCTCAGCCGCCCCCTAGCAGCCTGAGAAACAGCATGGTTGGATAACTGTGAGAGGAAAACGTAGACATAAGAAGCCTACTGGACACCACCAACCTCATACTTTGCAGGGGCGGTAGTGGCTCAGTGACAGAGTGGGCGGTAGAGCGTGAATTTCTTACAGTGTGACAAACaccctgaaaaaaaatctagatGACATAGctccattaaaaagaaaaattgaaaaacagGGAAGGTCAGCCCCATGGTTTAACCCGTCATTGCTTAAGCAATGGTACCGCAGACTGGAGGGAATTGGGCGATCGACAAAAACTGACGTAACCTATTCAACCTGGAAAGACAGCTTTGCATCATATAAGAAGGCTTTCTGTAGAAGTGAAAATACTTACTAGTCTGCATTAATAGAGGAAATTAAAGACAACCctcggtttcttttcagcactgtagccTGGTTGACTAAAAAGCACAAGTGTATCGAGCCTGCCATTCCTTTAAATCTTGAATGTGAGGATTTTCTTAGGttttttcaaagcaaaattacaaatcttaaAGATGAGATCTGTTAGGTACTGCCAAACACTAATCCGATAGCAGAGTAATCTACTAAATCTAGCAATATCCTGGAGTGctttcagcaaatggaactctccTATTTATATTCCctaatttcctctgctaaacccaccacctgtctaCTAGACAAAATTCCAACTACGCTCCTCAAAGAGATATTACCATTGATAAATAAACCGATACTATCCATAATTAATCAGTCATTAAAAATAAGTTATGTACCGCAATATTTTAATTGGTtgtgatcaagcccctccttaAGAAACCAAACCGAGACGTTAGCCTCCTCTCAAACTACAGGCCGATCTCTAACCTACCattcctatctaagatcctagagaCCTTAGTGGCAAAACCGCGAAACgactacctgttagagaacaatctgtcagaggattttcagtcaggttttagaatgaactacagtacggagactgCACCGCTAAAAGCTACAAATTACCTTTTAAAAGTGTCAGATAAAGGTTTGTTATCTGTTCTAGTCTTATTAGACTTGAGTGCAGTTTCGATACTgttgatcattttattcttctaaggagattggaagaggaagtgtGGATTAAAAACTCGGCACTAGACTGGTTTTTAAATTTCTCagtaggaaaatattacctctacttacgaaagtaATTTCGacttacataatgtaaaaacacagtatcggctgatactcgaataaaaacacagtattggctgatactcaaatctcccacaggttcctgaacgcaacattctcatatctgctctgccattggctattacctattacataTCTTCCTGGTATCCCATttgctaagagggatgccacccCACCTCTGTggggagctagaacggtgcttatggagtgtcttcgACATTCGGCattcgacccgtgaggtagtctgatagttttgcgcaaatataataactttttcagtacgtattcgctatggacccaaAAAAaatgacggagaaaagaggaaaagaaaagacgaagaaaagagttttttttgtccgtacaaacaaagcaagagatcatagaaaagcatgagaaagggatgcgtttgatTGAtccgccaaagaatatggccagaaatctacaatcgacacgttattaaaacaaaaggacttttaaggagtttaaggcatgcGTGGGTAGtcggagaagttcaaaaggaggactagaattcattctgttgttcggcatcgtgagataggagcgcatgaaccaaagagggcaaaaaacaatggggacagctgttaaaaggtaaatgaccgtcattattattctttactctattgttttttacgttatgcacaactctcgtTTATTGTGTCATAATCTAAtcgtaaaatgtatttttttacatgttttgatgcatttttatgttttataaaacatttatgtctgaatttttgtgggcttggaacggattagagcatttgcatggaaaacgcgtctcttcttatgtaattttctacttacttGATTTCTTTCGGAACCAATTAATCTCGTAAGTAGAGATACCACTGTATTacaattccttattatcgggctgttcAAGCTCCCCCATTTGGACTCTTCAATTAGTTCAGTATGCAGCTGTCCGCTTACTGCCTTGAACTGGGtggagagagcacatctctcctgtcctacaTCCTTACGTTGGTTCCCGATTAAATCTAGAATACAGTTCAAAATCCTTATGATCACATATAAAACTCTTCAATGTAAGCCtccgtcttacattgaagatgtCATTGAAGTGTATCAACCTCCCAGGGCCCTTCTATCCTTGGACACAGGATTTCTGGTAACATGTAGGTTCTTTATGAGTAGAACATGACgcagcttcagctatctggcccctttactctggaacaatctcctGGCCTTGGTCCGGGGGtcagacacccttagcttatttaagagtagactaaaaactttcctctttgatagagcctacattTAGAAAGGACACAGATTCTACTAGataagctgctataggcctaggctgctgaaggtatttttctccgtctctcccattaaagggagatactctggagcttctattacttatctttatctttctctGCTTTTATAATTTACTACTAATGTTAAATCGCACTTTTtgtttgcaagatactgccgctgtctttgtgcttctgttcgaCAGGTGGGAAACACGCACGGAAGACAGactgcagcttggccttgtccctggctgcagcaaaccaaaCTGTCATGGAGGATGTGAGTATTGATTGAATGGTGACAGTgaagttcaccagcatcacagggaggtgaaacttcttcagctgcctcAAGAAATACATCTTCTGCTGatccttcttggtgagggagctgatgttctgctcccatttgaggTCCCGGGagatggtggtgcccaggaagcggaaggactcTACAGGGGtgactggagtgtcacagatgatgatgggggggtggtgcaggagggtctttcctgaagtccactatcaTCCCCACTTCTTGGATGTCCTCACAACAGGTTTGCAGAGCTTTAATTTCTGCCTGTAGGCAGGAATCAGATGCACCAGCGCACCTGAGCGCTTTCCTCTTCTGCGGCATCTCACCTTGCTGCGAGCCTTCTTGGCCAGAATTGGCATTAAAACTGCAGTTGAGGCCAGGAAAGTCGGAAATAAATCCTCCGGAGTAGTAGCTCTGATGGCCATGAGAGCTTCACTGGAGTGGCAGCCACCAGGGTGGCAGAAAACCGAATTAaagctcaaaagaagaaaaacaagggcGCACGGAAACACCGAGGCAGCCATTCGCGGTACCACCAGTGATCGAAGAGGGACGGGATGCTGTGTAATTtattggccaaaaaaaaaacaaaggtgtCCTTCTATTTCCTTAATAGACGTAACACAAACATTTCCCTCTCTGCACATAACCTTAAATGAATATGATACCTAATCCAAAAGTGTTGTATGGATGATCTGAATCACTAATTGACCTCTGGCTATATGGATTTCTTTCTTATCAtgggtaaataaaaaaagaagaagacataacTGCAGTAGATAACCCCTGTTTAACTAGTTGGAATCGTCCTCCACTGTCACCTGTTTATTTTGAGATTAGTGTCATAAAATGCGTGAAAACACAAAGCAACCTCTGGTCCAATGTTATACTTTTGAGAAGCCAATGTGAGCATCAATCCCCATAGCATTGTGCTGAACAACCCTCCTGACTCACTGACTATTATCCATCACCTTGTGAAGTGGTCCAGGTCAACAGAGCTACTTACTGACACCACAGGCAGTGTGTGACTGCCCATCACCAAACACTGAGGGATTTTCTTTACCTAATTAACTCTGTGACTCTTGAAAGCGCTCTGTGAATACTTGGCCCACCTTGCGACACCTTTAGTCTCTCCTGGACATTTCGTTGTTTGAGTGGTGTGAAAGTGAAGGATTTGTAGGCCCCAGACCGCAGCTCTTTAGCGCGAATGGCTTCCTTGCGCACCAAGGAGGGCGACGAGGTGGGAAAGACCTCATCTTGGCTGCTGGTCACATCATCGGACTTTATGGTCTTCGTCTATACACAGGGAAAAGGAGGTGGTTTGTCTTCTTCAACCTCATCCACCTTTTGGCAGACTCATTTAAAACCAATAATTCATGCATTACATACATTAAGTAATGTTATGCTGTAAGAGTGAAAGTCCAAACCTTAGATCCCAGCAGCAAGCCTTGGAAAGGAGCTCTTCTGAAGGACACCAGGGCGCTGACACTGAGAGGGAAGCCATGGTTGAGCAGGGAAGGGTTGTGACGAGGCATGGAACTAGCAGTGTTTTCCTGGACCTCCTCTGGGTGCTTCTCCAAGTAAGATAACTGGAAGCAGCGGCAAAGCAGCAGATTCAGGAACTGAGCCTGCATTATTCAACatggacagaaaaaagaaacacttacAGCGCCAGTAACAAATTTCGACAAACCTTGTCTAATCCAAAGACCATCACCATTTTTAGCTAACACTTTTAAGTTTCTACTATTTGCCAGTGTTGTGACACTGTATCTGGCAAGTCTCTGGAACAGTATACAGTAAATGCCTGTAATTGTCATTCAGTGGAGTTCTATGGAAATTGTATGAGATTAAACAATATAACTTAATTTCATTAAGAAGGGCTTATTTGGGGTAAAAAGAACTCCTTAGATTGAGGTCTGTCATTTGTTTAAGTGGTTAACCTAAGATGGCATCAGTGTGCCAGGCGAACCATCAGTTGCTCAAGCTGGtgtatttctgttgtttttcctaTTTTATACATACACTGTTGGCGCTCTACTGGTGTATGATCGTCAGACCCTGCTAAAGCTGAGGATAGATGTTCTCAGATCCAGCTATTGCGGACAGAGAACTGAGCCCCACGTTCTTTCGGATATCCCCTGATACCTGCGCCACACTGTTGCGCCTCTCCCGACATGGATACGACGCTGTCGCCAAGCAGCTGCCTTGTGAGACTGAGGGCCAGGTTGGTGAGCCCTTATCGAGCTAAACACGGATCCAGACCTCGCCTGTGTCTCTCTCGACGTTTCCAGGACCCAGTTGCTCCCTGCCTGGTATCGGTGGTGGGCTCAGATGTGGTGTTCGGTCACCGTGGACCCTGCTCTTTTAACTCTCCATGGACGACTGGCCGAGGAGAAAGAATTGCAACTGTTTAACTGGATAACTTTAAGTGTAGATGGATATTGCCATCATCCTCCCCCACCAGCTTTGAGCTGAGTTTGTTTAAGGTGGGTCATCTTCACACAGTGCTGTGTGCTGTGGTCTATTGGCCTCCGAACCATAACAGCATCTTTCAACAgacttctcttcttttctggCTGACATTATGCCAAAATATGACCGCATCCTGGTTGTTGGGGACCCTGAAAACCCTTTggcacaatttttaaaaaacttttcagACTTATTAAACTTATAATCTTGTGCTGTCTGTTCTGGGACCTACACATGAACGTGGTCACACGCTTGATCTGGTTTTATCTTatggtttgcctgtttttaacATGGAGATCTGTGATGCACTTTTCTGAGATCACAAACCCGAGACAGTAATCCATGCCTTTGTGACCACTCGGCTGGATTATTGTAACAGACTTTATGTGGGGATTAGTGGGTCCTCCATTGcccacaatgtcatctgcaaacatcattgtccatggagattcctgtctaactttGAATCtgcatggaccatgatgtttgcagatgacattgttatctgtagtgagagcagagaacaggtggaggagaagctagagaggtgaaggtttgtcttggaaaagagaggaatgaaggttagccacctTAAGACTGAGTACATGtgtgagagggacccaagtggaagagtgaggttaaagggagaagagatcaagaagatggaggattttaagtactttaatgtcaacaatccagagcaatggagagtgtggaagaaaggtgaagaagtgtgtacaggcaggatggaagggatggagaaaagtttcaggtgtgatgtgtgatagaagagtttcagctaaaatgaaaggagaggtgtacaaaactgtggtgagaccagcgatgttgtttggtctagagacagtgtcactgaggaaaagacaggaggcagagctggaggtagcagagatgaaga
This sequence is a window from Antennarius striatus isolate MH-2024 chromosome 5, ASM4005453v1, whole genome shotgun sequence. Protein-coding genes within it:
- the sh2d5 gene encoding SH2 domain-containing protein 5 isoform X3, whose product is MGEAHVGEDSTVTRSAEYVGSFPVYDCCLDDQIQQLHIQLKSLKSCKKRRPVSIKFSIKGVKIYDEDETTLLMAHALHRVSLCTARPDEAQFAFVSHNPGSVDAQLYCHVFQARHARAAQFLNLLLCRCFQLSYLEKHPEEVQENTASSMPRHNPSLLNHGFPLSVSALVSFRRAPFQGLLLGSKTKTIKSDDVTSSQDEVFPTSSPSLVRKEAIRAKELRSGAYKSFTFTPLKQRNVQERLKVSQGKDPDKALVRRSRTPSLAETEEALAQAVWCWAGIAIDSSYSLLADDILGAYILHPHPKKPSNSSLIIRYPTGLITHTIEHTRKGKFLLEKCKTEFNSIAELIEHYTEIGNELPCLLSSARVNHCYEWEENIKQPAMKQDYSLNKAKMKSTNRKENV